One region of Coleofasciculus sp. FACHB-T130 genomic DNA includes:
- a CDS encoding ABC transporter ATP-binding protein, with amino-acid sequence MFSNSNKLLLQFALRYPVLVIATVVLGFSGALFNGVSTTLIVPVVLDFLGQDQLNVSGGPPIIRRMLSVFDGFTGENRLIAMTAAVLLAIILKNVTSYVSSLVGSYLSKSLVNDIRKEGIQLLLDVDIEFYAKTKVGDIINRLGQEVSRTAGSIRVLIRLFITVVTILVFVWILLLISWQLTLASTVLLILVTLPNQFYINRSKKFGKAVSRASKAYSSAQLEVLTGIRLIKSVSNEEQEFQRLNKLIKEREQAELQSQANSAAIGPINEVSGIIVVLAIVLLGRALFLQQLESLSAVLLTYLVVLFRLLPFVSQLNSARGEFANSVPSVEVVTDFLRRDNKPLMVSGGVPYTGFKDEIRFEGVSFAYAGSDDLVLNKIDLWIPKGKTLALVGASGAGKSTLVDLLPRFYDPTEGRITMDGRNMKEFDMHSLRKAMGIVSQDTFLFNDSVRNNIAYAWEKVTEEEVVEAAKRANAYEFIVNLPQGFDTTIGDRGVLLSGGQRQRIAIARALLRNPEILILDEATSALDTVSERLVQQAIEELCRDRTTVVIAHRLSTVQKADQIAVMEKGRVVELGTHEELLKKNGYYTRLYSMQFSETTQNVIKAAVNEALVKTSYEVRSRLNPMIGFLKLVVDDLVDSAEESRELTEEAYESAIRLLRTLEFLEESSKMK; translated from the coding sequence GCTTTTCCGGCGCTCTATTTAATGGTGTGAGTACAACCTTAATTGTGCCAGTAGTGCTGGACTTTTTAGGGCAAGATCAGCTGAATGTTAGTGGAGGCCCCCCGATCATTCGGAGAATGCTTTCTGTCTTTGACGGTTTTACTGGAGAAAATCGCCTTATAGCAATGACTGCGGCAGTATTACTAGCCATTATTCTCAAAAATGTGACTAGCTATGTAAGCTCTTTAGTCGGCAGTTATCTATCCAAATCCTTGGTCAACGATATTCGTAAAGAAGGAATTCAGCTATTGTTAGATGTCGATATTGAATTTTATGCAAAGACGAAAGTTGGAGATATTATTAATCGATTAGGACAAGAAGTTAGTCGGACTGCTGGTTCAATTCGCGTTTTAATACGGCTATTTATTACAGTAGTTACAATTTTAGTATTTGTTTGGATATTATTATTGATTTCTTGGCAACTGACCTTAGCATCTACAGTTTTGTTGATTTTAGTAACGCTGCCCAATCAATTTTATATCAACCGCTCCAAGAAATTTGGGAAAGCAGTATCAAGAGCATCAAAGGCTTATTCTAGTGCCCAACTTGAAGTTTTGACTGGGATTCGGCTTATCAAAAGTGTTAGCAATGAAGAGCAGGAATTCCAGCGACTCAACAAACTGATCAAGGAACGCGAACAAGCGGAATTACAATCGCAAGCGAACTCCGCAGCGATTGGACCCATCAACGAAGTATCGGGAATTATTGTCGTATTAGCAATTGTATTGTTAGGTCGTGCTTTATTTTTACAGCAGTTGGAGTCGCTTTCAGCAGTACTACTGACTTATCTAGTTGTCCTGTTCCGGTTACTGCCTTTTGTAAGTCAGTTAAACAGTGCCAGGGGCGAATTTGCCAACTCTGTCCCCAGCGTTGAAGTAGTGACAGATTTCTTGCGCCGGGATAACAAGCCATTGATGGTAAGTGGTGGCGTTCCTTACACCGGATTTAAAGATGAAATTCGTTTTGAGGGCGTGTCTTTTGCCTATGCGGGGAGTGACGATTTAGTCCTAAACAAGATAGATTTATGGATTCCTAAAGGGAAAACTCTTGCTTTAGTAGGAGCATCGGGGGCAGGTAAGTCAACGCTGGTCGATCTACTACCAAGATTTTACGATCCGACCGAGGGTCGCATCACGATGGATGGAAGAAATATGAAGGAATTTGACATGCACTCTCTGAGAAAAGCGATGGGCATCGTCAGTCAAGATACGTTTCTATTTAATGATTCCGTTCGCAACAACATCGCCTATGCCTGGGAGAAAGTGACTGAGGAAGAGGTGGTGGAAGCGGCTAAACGAGCAAACGCTTACGAATTTATTGTGAACTTACCCCAAGGATTTGATACAACCATTGGGGATCGGGGAGTTCTCCTATCGGGGGGACAACGACAACGGATTGCGATCGCTCGCGCACTGCTACGCAACCCAGAGATATTGATTTTAGATGAAGCCACCAGTGCCCTGGATACAGTTTCAGAGCGTTTGGTGCAACAGGCGATTGAGGAACTTTGTCGCGATCGCACAACAGTTGTAATTGCTCACCGCCTTTCCACCGTGCAGAAAGCCGATCAAATTGCCGTAATGGAAAAAGGTCGTGTTGTAGAACTCGGCACTCATGAGGAACTTTTAAAGAAAAACGGCTACTACACTCGTCTGTACTCAATGCAGTTCTCTGAAACCACTCAAAATGTTATTAAAGCTGCCGTTAATGAAGCTTTAGTCAAAACCTCTTACGAAGTTCGGTCTCGTCTGAACCCCATGATTGGTTTTCTCAAGTTAGTAGTTGATGATTTAGTAGACAGTGCAGAAGAGTCACGCGAACTGACCGAGGAAGCATACGAGTCAGCAATTCGTCTTCTCAGAACTTTAGAGTTTCTAGAAGAAAGCTCTAAAATGAAATAG